In Trifolium pratense cultivar HEN17-A07 linkage group LG7, ARS_RC_1.1, whole genome shotgun sequence, a genomic segment contains:
- the LOC123893734 gene encoding uncharacterized protein LOC123893734 has product MSNSPITSPTKNNEEPPLTPPIDPLSQQITVAYPLQTVFPEESTTKKVSSSKKGSRARKSTSSPATTKVSNQKGKKSKSKSVSKSVHTMHELYIKNLEEPNVDASAGATVNEKTTSPFDLKSVPLGLSNPRSAENLGKKDLETSVSADDDIGAYSKAKFDSVLELIKKFSTEQDAAHHATASTVPVDFNSSLVADSPERNVGPNNTPNKTVPNSTDPNTPIIHPVSDNVIDNTSDADHLSNAAANDNPGNGHQVVIDVDNFNSSGVRQPPASMSRRLRSSASKEKDVSGTPAKTPQKKATAVGPKKQWSKVIGPSESKKKSLKRKVVSSSDSDFEDDAAAPIAASSQKAAKKKKTVEDIPPVPIDNISFHRVENAERWKIVVNRRLALERNLHEDFLDCQEIMDLINKAGLLKTVTGLGNCYEKLTREFLVNVTADCGNPLSSEYLKVFVRGRCVDFSPAIINQSLGRSTDPSPELEVSMKKICSILTGGGMKTWPRTGKLPAAKLTAKYALLNKIAASNWVPTTHSNSVATGLAKFIYAVGTGTCYDYGTHIFHATILHGSSTAVKMPIAFPTLICSIVLSQHPDICTNSDVPVSRPSALTMDFRLLEGKHVADIAAASAKTPAVGMTKQQMIANLKEVSKMLGEKKELVDGVIQALEFAQPQANEDGVGPSHDASHDDDLAGGDTVEEEMASDESPSI; this is encoded by the coding sequence ATGTCAAACTCTCCAATCACTTCGCCGACCAAGAACAACGAAGAACCACCACTAACACCTCCAATCGACCCACTCTCGCAACAAATCACCGTTGCTTATCCCTTACAAACCGTGTTTCCAGAAGAATCGACAACGAAGAAGGTCTCGTCAAGTAAGAAGGGGAGTCGAGCACGCAAATCAACTTCATCCCCTGCTACAACGAAGGTTTCGAATCAAAAGGGTAAGAAATCGAAATCTAAATCTGTTTCCAAATCTGTTCATACAATGCATGAACTATACATTAAGAACTTAGAAGAACCAAATGTTGATGCTAGTGCTGGAGCAACTGTAAATGAGAAAACAACCTCTCCGTTTGATTTAAAGTCTGTTCCCTTAGGTTTATCAAACCCTAGGTCTGCTGAGAATTTGGGGAAAAAGGATTTAGAGACCTCTGTTAGTGCTGATGATGATATTGGGGCTTATTCTAAAGCCAAATTTGACTCTGTGTTGgaattaattaagaaattttCCACTGAGCAGGATGCTGCACATCATGCTACAGCATCTACAGTGCCTGTTGATTTTAATAGCTCTTTGGTGGCTGATTCTCCTGAAAGGAATGTTGGTCCTAACAACACTCCTAACAAGACTGTCCCTAATTCTACTGATCCTAATACTCCTATTATCCATCCTGTGTCTGATAATGTGATTGATAATACTTCTGATGCTGATCATTTGTCTAATGCTGCTGCTAATGATAATCCTGGTAATGGTCATCAAGTTGTAATTGATGTTGACAACTTCAATTCTAGTGGTGTCAGACAACCTCCTGCCTCTATGTCTAGGAGGTTAAGAAGTAGTGCTAGCAAAGAAAAAGATGTCTCTGGTACCCCTGCCAAGACTCCACAAAAGAAGGCTACTGCTGTTGGTCCTAAGAAGCAGTGGAGTAAGGTTATTGGACCCTCTGAGTCCAAGAAGAAAAGCCTGAAGAGAAAGGTTGTCTCCTCAAGTGATTCAGACTTTGAGGATGATGCTGCAGCACCTATTGCAGCATCCTCACAGAAGGCTGCTAAGAAAAAGAAGACTGTGGAAGATATTCCTCCTGTTCCTATTGATAATATATCCTTCCATCGTGTAGAAAATGCAGAAAGGTGGAAAATTGTAGTTAACAGAAGATTGGCTTTGGAAAGAAACTTGCATGAAGACTTTCTTGATTGTCAAGAGATTATGGACTTGATCAATAAGGCTGGGCTGCTGAAGACTGTGACTGGTCTTGGAAACTGTTATGAGAAATTGACCAGAGAATTCTTGGTCAATGTTACAGCTGACTGTGGTAATCCTCTGAGCTCTGAGTACTTGAAAGTTTTTGTTAGAGGAAGATGTGTGGACTTCTCTCCAGCCATCATCAATCAAAGTCTGGGAAGGAGTACTGATCCCTCACCTGAGTTAGAAGTATCTATGAAAAAGATCTGCAGCATTCTCACAGGTGGTGGTATGAAGACTTGGCCTAGGACTGGAAAGTTGCCTGCTGCAAAATTGACTGCCAAATATGCACTTCTCAACAAAATTGCAGCCTCTAACTGGGTCCCCACTACACATTCCAACAGTGTAGCTACAGGTCTGGcaaaatttatatatgctgtaggtaCTGGCACATGCTATGATTATGGCACTCATATTTTTCATGCTACAATTCTCCATGGCTCTTCTACTGCTGTAAAAATGCCTATAGCATTTCCCACTCTGATCTGTAGTATTGTTTTGTCTCAACATCCTGACATCTGCACTAACTCTGATGTGCCTGTCTCTAGACCTTCAGCTCTAACCATGGATTTTAGATTATTGGAAGGCAAACATGTTGCAGACATTGCTGCAGCATCTGCAAAGACACCAGCTGTAGGAATGACCAAGCAACAGATGATTGCTAATCTCAAGGAGGTTAGTAAAATGCTTGGTGAGAAGAAGGAGCTGGTAGATGGTGTAATCCAAGCCCTAGAGTTTGCTCAGCCACAGGCTAATGAGGATGGAGTCGGTCCCTCTCATGATGCTTCTCATGATGATGATcttgcaggtggtgatactgtAGAAGAGGAGATGGCCTCTGATGAAAGCCCCTCCATATGA
- the LOC123893711 gene encoding protein NRT1/ PTR FAMILY 1.2: protein MEKLIEEPLLSHEHNSNVNVVNNNNNKGGFRTLPFIIANEACERVASIGLMPNMIIYLTKVYNMETAEATNFLLLWSAATNFTPIIAAFLADSYFGRYPIIAFGSIASLLGMILLWLTTIIPLSRPNMCNQLTNNCNSPTTIHLLLLHSSFALMSIGAGGIRSSSLAFGVDQLSKQNENARIKEGYFSWYYASVGVASLLGFSVVVYIQDSMGWTIGFGVPVVLMFIATLSFFLATPFYVVLEAKKNMLTGLAQVLVASYRNRLLQLPQEDVNVNDIYYHHDKDSNLLVPTEKLRFLNKACITRNPLEDLTPDGRALNPWNLCTIEQVEDIKALFKIVPIWTTGIMMSVNVSQSSFLVLEASSMDRHIGSNFQIPPASFATFMILSLILWVILYDRFLVPLSSRILGRKTCLGAKQKMGVSLFSCSISIASLAIVENIRRGIAIDQGYSDQPEAVVNMSAFWLLPRQIIDGLAEASGVVGQTEFFLNELPQSMSSIASTLGGLGISVASLVASFILSIVDSVTGIGGKESWVSSNINKGHYDYYYSFICVLSILNFAYFLYCSKSYGPCKNRQK from the exons ATGGAGAAATTGATAGAAGAACCTCTTCTAAGCCATGAGCATAACTCAAATGTCAATGTCgtcaacaacaataacaacaaaggTGGTTTTAGAACATTACCTTTTATCATAG CTAATGAGGCATGTGAGAGAGTTGCAAGTATTGGATTAATGCCTAACATGATAATATATTTGACTAAAGTGTATAACATGGAAACTGCTGAAGCTACTAATTTTCTCTTGTTATGGTCTGCTGCCACCAATTTCACTCCCATCATTGCTGCTTTTCTTGCTGACTCCTATTTTGGTCGATATCCCATCATCGCTTTTGGTTCCATTGCTAGCCTATTG GGGATGATTCTTCTATGGTTAACAACTATAATCCCACTATCAAGGCCAAATATGTGTAACCAACTCACAAACAACTGCAACTCCCCTACAACAATCCATCTTTTGTTATTGCATTCTTCTTTTGCTCTCATGTCCATTGGAGCTGGAGGCATAAGATCCTCCTCTTTAGCCTTTGGTGTTGATCAATTAAGCAAGCAGAACGAAAATGCAAGAATCAAAGAGGGTTACTTCAGCTGGTACTATGCTTCTGTCGGAGTGGCGTCGCTCTTAGGATTCAGTGTTGTTGTCTATATTCAAGATAGCATGGGGTGGACAATAGGATTTGGTGTTCCTGTTGTCCTTATGTTTATAGCCACATTATCATTTTTCTTAGCTACTCCATTTTATGTAGTGTTGGAAGCTAAGAAGAACATGCTAACCGGTTTAGCACAGGTCCTTGTTGCTTCTTACAGAAATAGACTTCTGCAGTTACCACAAGAGGATGTGAATGTGAATGATATCTACTACCATCATGACAAGGATTCCAATCTCCTGGTACCAACTGAAAAATTAAG GTTTCTCAACAAAGCATGCATAACGAGAAATCCTTTAGAAGATCTAACACCAGATGGAAGAGCTTTAAATCCATGGAATCTTTGCACAATTGAACAAGTGGAAGATATCAAGGCACTTTTTAAGATAGTTCCAATTTGGACAACAGGAATCATGATGAGTGTGAATGTGAGTCAGAGTTCTTTTCTTGTACTTGAAGCTTCCTCCATGGACCGTCACATCGGTTCGAATTTCCAAATTCCTCCGGCCTCCTTTGCTACATTTatgattttatcattaataCTTTGGGTTATACTTTACGACCGATTTTTAGTCCCTTTATCATCAAGGATACTAGGGCGCAAAACATGCTTAGGAGCGAAACAAAAAATGGGAGTTAGTCTATTTTCTTGTAGCATATCAATTGCATCACTTGCTATTGTGGAGAATATTAGACGCGGAATCGCAATCGATCAAGGCTATTCAGACCAACCGGAAGCTGTGGTGAATATGTCTGCATTTTGGCTATTGCCGCGCCAAATCATCGATGGATTGGCCGAGGCATCTGGTGTAGTAGGACAAACTGAATTTTTTCTCAATGAGTTACCTCAATCTATGTCTAGTATAGCTTCTACTCTTGGTGGACTTGGGATTTCTGTTGCAAGTTTGGTTGCAAGTTTTATTCTGAGTATTGTTGATAGTGTTACTGGAATTGGAGGGAAAGAAAGTTGGGTTTCAAGCAACATAAACAAGGGTCACTATGATTACTATTAtagttttatttgtgttttgagCATTTTAAATTTTGCGTATTTTCTTTATTGTAGTAAATCTTATGGTCCTTGTAAGAATAGACAGAAATAA
- the LOC123893712 gene encoding bark storage protein A-like: MAGRIVLFIFLAAFMWFNIQNTLVSCALTPKLLRKIAKINHEGPYLGLIIPNDFELNPLLKNPGYTPSDTNTIIDFAGRRFRFGSIGDKPVILVMTGLSVINAAITTQLLLSFFDVDGVVHYGIAGNANPSLHIGDVAIPHYWAHLGLWSWQRYGQGADDTLPLENNGDYTRDVGFLKFSDFTSNISAADSDTVDNQLNNLWYQPEEIFPVDGIPEQRQHALWVSVDSNYYRIAKNLESLKLDACIDSDTCLTTTPKVVLVDRGTSAGFYLDNAAYRTFIYNKFNVSPVDMESASVALICLQQRIPFIAIRALSDLAGGGTAENEADTFSPLAATNSVAVVIEFVKLLSTHHSKL; this comes from the exons ATGGCTGGGAGAATAGTCTTGTTCATATTTCTTGCAGCATTTATGTGGTTTAATATCCAAAATACATTGGTGAGTTGTGCCCTAACACCAAAGTTACTAAGGAAAATTGCTAAAATCAACCACGAGGGTCCTTATTTGGGTTTAATCATACCAAATGATTTTGAACTTAACCCCCTTCTTAAAAATCCAGGCTATACTCCCAGTGACACCAACACCATCATAGATTTTGCAG GAAGGAGATTTCGTTTTGGATCCATTGGTGACAAACCTGTTATACTGGTCATGACCGGATTGAGTGTG ATAAATGCAGCTATAACAACACAGCTTCTATTAAGCTTTTTCGATGTTGATGGAGTGGTTCATTATGGCATTGCTGGAAATGCAAACCCATCCTTACATATTGGAGATGTTGCTATTCCTCATTATTGGGCTCATTTGGGACTTTGGAGCTGGCAG AGATATGGTCAAGGTGCTGATGATACGTTACCATTAGAAAACAATGGAGACTACACAAGAGACGTAGGGTTCTTAAAATTTTCAGATTTCACTTCAAACATAAGTGCTGCTGACAGTGATACAGTTGACAATCAGCTCAACAATCTTTGGTACCAACCCGAAGAGATTTTTCCGGTTGATGGAATTCCAGAACAAAGACAACATGCTCTTTGGGTCTCTGTTGATTCCAACTACTACCGTATTGccaaaaatcttgag aGCTTGAAGCTAGATGCGTGCATAGACTCAGACACATGTTTGACAACAACACCAAAGGTTGTACTTGTAGACAGAGGAACAAGTGCAGGGTTCTATCTAGACAATGCAGCATACAGAACCTTCATCTACAACAAATTTAATGTGAGTCCAGTTGACATGGAAAGTGCATCAGTTGCACTTATATGTTTGCAACAAAGAATTCCCTTCATTGCTATCAGAGCTCTCTCTGATTTGGCTGGTGGCGGCACCGCGGAGAACGAAGCTGATACATTCTCTCCGCTAGCCGCCACTAACTCTGTTGCTGTGGTTATTGAGTTTGTTAAGCTCTTGTCAACCCACCACTCCAAGTTGTGA
- the LOC123893739 gene encoding uncharacterized protein LOC123893739 — protein MPLDLSNFDSLLGMCNKGWSPQLHDLIIAAIVNILWKVWKCRNNVRFNDIYPYFSRDLIYVKSLIHQAAHYSKGHMYSSIKEFSILKHFGVDCHPPPPPSIKQVNWIMPPSFWVKCNTDGASRGSPGISSCGGIFRDHLGTFLGAFSANIGVATSLYAEICAAIYAIEFASAKGWTRL, from the coding sequence ATGCCTCTTGATCTCTCAAATTTTGATTCCCTTCTTGGCATGTGTAACAAAGGTTGGAGTCCTCAATTACATGATCTCATTATTGCAGCCATTGTCAATATTTTGTGGAAGGTCTGGAAATGCAGGAACAATGTCAGATTTAATGATATTTATCCCTATTTTTCTCGTGATCTGATCTATGTGAAAAGTCTTATTCATCAAGCAGCTCATTATTCCAAAGGTCACATGTACTCATCTATAAAAGAATTTTCTATCCTCAAGCATTTTGGTGTTGATTGTCATCCTCCCCCTCCGCCATCTATTAAACAAGTCAATTGGATCATGCCCCCTAGTTTTTGGGTGAAGTGCAATACTGATGGAGCCTCTAGAGGTTCTCCAGGTATATCTTCTTGTGGTGGCATCTTTAGAGACCATCTTGGTACTTTTTTAGGTGCATTTTCAGCTAACATTGGTGTTGCAACCTCTCTTTATGCTGAAATTTGCGCTGCAATTTATGCTATTGAATTTGCTTCTGCTAAAGGATGGACCCGTCTTTAG